The window TGGGGCATCCCGGTAGGTCCTGCCCACATAAGCATTTTCATCGGCTATTTTCCCTTCTATCATGACCAGAACTTCCCGCCCTGTCATACGTTCGGCCTGGCCAAAGGCGATTTCCTGCTGAAGCTCCATCAGTTCAGCCTGCCTTTCTTCCTTTATCTCTTCCTCCACCTGGCCTGGCATTGAAGCAGCCGGCGTATCTTCCTCAGGGGAATACGTAAACACCCCGAGGCGGTCAAATTCCATTTCTTCTACAAATTCCAACAATTCCTCATGTTGTCTGGATGTCTCCCCTGGGAAACCAGTTATAAGGGTAGTCCGTATACATATATCGGGTATCTCCCGGCGCAGCTTAAAAATAATATCCTTCAGTTCCTGCTTTGTAGTCCTGCGCCCCATCCGTTTCAGGATTTCATCATTCGCGTGCTGAATAGGCAGGTCCACATAATGGCATATTTTCTTTTCCTCTTTCATTACTTTTATCAGCTCATCCGTAATCTCCTCGGGATAACAGTATAGGATCCGGATCCAACGGATACCCTCTATCTTACAGAGTTCTCTTAAAAGTTCGGGCAGCATCTTTCTTCCATATAAATCCCTGCCATAAAGGGTAGTTTCCTGAGCCACCAATATCAGCTCCTTAACTCCTCCTTCTGCCAGGTACCGGGCCTCGTCAAGAAGCGTTTCCATGGGAACGCTCCGGAAACTCCCCCGGATTTTGGGGATAATACAGTACGTACAATGTTTATCGCAGCCCTCTGCTATTTTCAGGTAGGCAAAATGCCCTCCAGTAGTTACCAGCCTCTTAGTCTCCACCTGAGGAAGTATGTCGACGTCTGCCATTGTAACTGCCGTGCCCCCTCCCAGGACCTGGTCAATAGTCTCCAGAATCTTATCGTAGGATGCTGTCCCCAGGACGGCATCAACCTCGGGGATCTCCTCTAAAACCTCCTGACGGTATCTCTGGGCCAGGCACCCTGTCACGATGAGGGCCTTAAGCCGCCCTCCCTTTTTATATTCGGCCATTTCCAGTATGTTTTGGATACTCTCCTCCTTTGCATCATGTATAAAGCAGCAGGTATTCACCACAATAATATCGGCCTCATTCTCATCATCTGTCATCTGATACCCCCTGGATGCAAGCATTCCCAGCATAACCTCTGTGTCAACTAAATTCTTGTCACACCCAAGGGATATAAATAGTATTCTCATAAAACCTCCCATATGTTTGAAAGGCAGATACCCAATGTGCATCTGCCTTCTTTTTATTCTTCTGCATTTTCAGCAATAATCTTAAGCTTTCCCTCGTTTAACTCCTCAATAGCCGTAGAAAGAGGCTTTTGCCCGTCCCTGGCATTTACAAGGGGCAGTTCTCCGTCAATGAGCTGTCTTGCCC of the Luxibacter massiliensis genome contains:
- the rimO gene encoding 30S ribosomal protein S12 methylthiotransferase RimO, whose protein sequence is MRILFISLGCDKNLVDTEVMLGMLASRGYQMTDDENEADIIVVNTCCFIHDAKEESIQNILEMAEYKKGGRLKALIVTGCLAQRYRQEVLEEIPEVDAVLGTASYDKILETIDQVLGGGTAVTMADVDILPQVETKRLVTTGGHFAYLKIAEGCDKHCTYCIIPKIRGSFRSVPMETLLDEARYLAEGGVKELILVAQETTLYGRDLYGRKMLPELLRELCKIEGIRWIRILYCYPEEITDELIKVMKEEKKICHYVDLPIQHANDEILKRMGRRTTKQELKDIIFKLRREIPDICIRTTLITGFPGETSRQHEELLEFVEEMEFDRLGVFTYSPEEDTPAASMPGQVEEEIKEERQAELMELQQEIAFGQAERMTGREVLVMIEGKIADENAYVGRTYRDAPNVDGLIFVNTEEELMSGDFARVQVSGAVDYDLIGGIVS
- the rpoZ gene encoding DNA-directed RNA polymerase subunit omega, producing MLHPSYTDLMRVVNKDVEEGETKIVNSRYSIVLATSKRARQLIDGELPLVNARDGQKPLSTAIEELNEGKLKIIAENAEE